CGCAGCCGCTCGCCGCGGTCATGGCGGGCGCGCATTGCATCGCCATCGAATGCCAGGAAAGCCGCATCGAAAAGCGGCTCGAGACGCGCTATCTCGACCACCGCGCCGACAGTATCGAGGAAGCGCTCGAGATCATCGGCAAGGCCACCGCGCCCACCAGCGTCGGCGTGCTCGGCAATGCCGCCGAACTCCTGCCGCAGATGGTGGAAAAAGGCATCCGCCCCGACGCGGTCACCGACCAGACGAGCGCGCACGACCCGGCCAACGGCTATTGCCCCGCCGGCTGGAGCGTCGCCAAATGGATCGAGATGCGCGAGAGCGATCCGGCCCTCGTCGCGGCAGAGGCGCGCAAGTCGATGGCGGTGCACGTCCGCGCCATGCTCGCCTTCCACGAAATGGGGATCCCCACCTTCGATTATGGCAACAACATCCGCCAGGAAGCCTTTGACGAGGGCGTGGAGAACGCCTTCGACTTCCCCGGTTTCGTCCCCGCCTATGTCCGCCCGCTCTTCTGCCGCGGCGTCGGTCCGTTCCGCTGGGCCGCGCTCTCGGGCGATCCCGAGGACATCGCGAAAACCGATGCCAAGGTGAAGGAGCTGATCCCCGACGATCCGCACCTCCACCGCTGGCTCGACATGGCGGCCGAGCGCATCTCTTTTCAGGGTCTGCCCGCGCGCATCTGCTGGGTCGGACTGGGCCAGCGCCACCGCCTGGGCCTCGCCTTCAACGACATGGTGAGGAACGGCGAACTCAAGGCGCCCGTCGTGATCGGCCGCGACCATCTCGATTCAGGCTCGGTCGCCAGCCCCAATCGCGAGACCGAGAGCATGATGGACGGGTCGGACGCGGTATCCGACTGGCCGCTCCTCAACGCGCTCCTCAACACCGCGGGCGGCGCGACCTGGGTGTCGCTCCACCATGGCGGCGGGGTCGGCATGGGCTATTCGCAGCATTCGGGGGTGGTGATCGTCGCCGACGGCAGCAAGGATGCCGACGAACGCCTCGCCCGCGTCCTGTGGAACGACCCCGGCACCGGCGTCATGCGCCATGCCGATGCGGGCTACGACATCGCCAGGGAGTGCGCGCGCGAACAGGGCCTCGACCTGCCGATGCTGGAGAACGGCCAGTGATCACGCTCATCCCCGGCAACGTCTGCCTCCACGATTTGAAGCGCCTGTGGGAAGGTGCGCCCTGCCAGCTTCACGATGGCGCCAAGGCCGACATCGAGGACAGCCACGCCGTCGTCACCCGCATCGTCGCGGGCGGAGAGACGGTCTATGGCGTCAACACCGGTTTCGGCCTGCTAGCGAGCGAGAAGATCCCGCCCGAACGGCTCGCCGAACTGCAGCGCAACCTCATCCTCTCGCACAGCTGCGGGCTGGGCGCGCCGCTGCCGACGCGGGTGACGCGGCTGATGATGATCCTCAAGCTGATCGGGCTGGGGCGCGGCGCCTCGGGCGTGCGGCTGGAGCTCGTCGAGGCCTTGCAGGGGATGGTCGATGC
The nucleotide sequence above comes from Sphingomicrobium arenosum. Encoded proteins:
- the hutU gene encoding urocanate hydratase → MTDPRRDNARVIHARTGPHKVAKHWTTEAAVRMLQNNLDPAVAEAPESLVVYGGIGRAARNWACYDKIVETLERLEETETLLVQSGKPVGVFPTHKDAPRVLIANSNLVPKWATWEHFNELNAKGLMMYGQMTAGSWIYIGSQGIVQGTYETFAEMGRQHFGGDLSGKWVLTAGLGGMGGAQPLAAVMAGAHCIAIECQESRIEKRLETRYLDHRADSIEEALEIIGKATAPTSVGVLGNAAELLPQMVEKGIRPDAVTDQTSAHDPANGYCPAGWSVAKWIEMRESDPALVAAEARKSMAVHVRAMLAFHEMGIPTFDYGNNIRQEAFDEGVENAFDFPGFVPAYVRPLFCRGVGPFRWAALSGDPEDIAKTDAKVKELIPDDPHLHRWLDMAAERISFQGLPARICWVGLGQRHRLGLAFNDMVRNGELKAPVVIGRDHLDSGSVASPNRETESMMDGSDAVSDWPLLNALLNTAGGATWVSLHHGGGVGMGYSQHSGVVIVADGSKDADERLARVLWNDPGTGVMRHADAGYDIARECAREQGLDLPMLENGQ